One genomic segment of Erythrolamprus reginae isolate rEryReg1 chromosome 2, rEryReg1.hap1, whole genome shotgun sequence includes these proteins:
- the LRRC45 gene encoding leucine-rich repeat-containing protein 45 isoform X1, which produces MMLMPATEMEAFRQSYTRLCKESGAELQDCILPHLEEATGRNRLDLATQSLSVDSCGVLGKLLQDDLQFTELILNDCMLSEEGAKLLLHGLRSNTVVKFLNLKGNNMRNVGAEALGKLLRQNKTIQRLTLEWNNLGVWEESFTIFCEGLGANHHLQMLDLRNNQINHQGAGELALALKANSTLQELDLRWNNVGLLGGRALLNCLHSNRTVQQLELAGNNIPSDILKAVDQAMEHNQERQNILSKNHNMTKVLSKEVMCLKEEKAKQFLDLMDTVDKQREEINQSNRVSEARVGRLQEVLNEQNSMMNSLKAKLQMAEAALALSEQKVCSLGELLSVAKEEQTRLMESHTKEFHQHKKNSSDREAMLLQELSKANDNNLQLKTEVDELERRCKIQQQQLFQAKEELTHTTAEMKLRAVQAEERLENEKKRFKQILSDAESLRTKEVGQITQHMETSEHALQERIQRLEAVRIGLEEELSQVKAATFIERGKIEEEVIRAKNQTRLEEQQHLEQMEEKLRLMMQSRDEAQNHCLRQKQAVLEAHAKEGQLNLQVEGLKRRLEDLQQELGSKEQDKLSEVNKVRVELQEQIGHLEAEITAQQGLRGKIAALERQLKVLSSNHREALLDKESEIASLLEKLRVREAEISRIKEEEAQRANFLQNAILTYVQGSPLGSLSPKK; this is translated from the exons AAGCAACAGGAAGAAACCGCTTGGATTTGGCCACGCAGAGCCTTTCTGTAGATAGTTGCGGAGTCCTTGGCAAGCTCTTGCAGGATGACCTCCAGTTCACTGAGCTCATACTGAATGATTGCATGCTGAGTGAAGAAG GGGCTAAGCTGCTGTTACATGGACTTCGTTCCAATACAGTTGTAAAGTTCTTAAATCTGAAG GGAAACAACATGCGAAATGTTGGGGCTGAAGCTCTGGGAAAGTTGCTCAGGCAAAACAAGACTATCCAGAG GCTCACTTTGGAGTGGAACAATCTAGGTGTGTGGGAAGAAAGCTTCACTATCTTCTGTGAGGGGCTTGGTGCAAACCACCATCTCCAGATGTTGGACCTGCGCAATAATCAAATCAACCATCAGGGAGCAGGAGAACTGGCCTTGGCACTCAAAGCCAATTCTACTCTACAAGAACTGG ATCTGCGCTGGAATAACGTTGGGCTCTTGGGTGGCCGGGCACTTCTGAATTGTCTTCATAGCAACCGGACAGTGCAGCAGCTTGAATTAGCTGGCAACAATATACCAAGTGATATTCTGAAGGCTGTGG ATCAAGCAATGGAACATAACCAAGAGCGTCAGAACATTCTCTCCAAAAATCATAACATGACAAAAGTTCTCAGCAAAGAGGTGATGTGCTTGAAAGAAGAGAAAGCTAAACAG TTCTTGGATCTAATGGACACCGTAGACAAGcagagagaggaaataaaccaaAGCAACAG GGTATCGGAAGCACGGGTCGGGCGTTTGCAAGAGGTCCTGAATGAGCAAAATTCGATGATGAATTCCCTGAAAGCAAA ACTCCAGATGGCAGAGGCAGCTTTGGCTCTGTCAGAACAGAAGGTGTGCAGCCTGGGAGAACTTCTGAGCGTAGCAAAGGAGGAACAAACAAGACTGATGGAGAGCCACACCAAGGAGTTTCATCAACACAAGAAG AATTCTTCTGATCGGGAGGCAATGCTTCTGCAGGAACTTTCAAAAGCCAATGATAATAATCTCCAGCTGAAAACTGAG GTGGATGAGCTGGAAAGAAGGTGCAAAATCCAGCAACAGCAACTGTTCCAGGCGAAGGAGGAACTGACCCACACAACTGCAGAAATGAAACTGAGAGCTGTACAGGCTGAAG AGCGTTTGGAAAATGAAAAGAAGCGTTTCAAGCAGATCCTGAGTGATGCAGAATCTCTTCGTACGAAGGAG GTGGGACAGATAACTCAGCACATGGAGACAAGTGAGCATGCTCTTCAGGAGCGCATCCAAAGGCTGGAGGCCGTCCGCATTGGGCTTGAGGAG GAACTGAGCCAAGTGAAAGCTGCTACTTTCATTGAACGGGGCAAAATTGAGGAAGAAGTCATCAGAGCCAAAAACCAAACCAGGTTGGAAGAG CAACAGCACCTGGAGCAGATGGAGGAGAAGCTGAGGCTGATGATGCAATCTCGCGACGAGGCTCAGAATCACTGCTTGCGGCAGAAGCAGGCAGTGCTAGAAGCCCATGCTAAGGAGGGCCAGTTGAATCTGCAGGTGGAAGGACTCAAGAGGCGACTGGAAGACCTTCAGCAG GAACTGGGCAGTAAGGAACAAGATAAACTTTCCGAGGTCAATAAAGTGCGTGTGGAGCTGCAGGAGCAGATTGGTCACCTGGAGGCTGAGATAACAGCACAACAAGGGCTGCGGGGGAAGATTGCGGCCCTTGAGCGCCAGCTGAAAG tGTTGTCCAGTAACCATCGGGAGGCGCTATTGGACAAAGAGAGCGAAATCGCCAGCCTGCTTGAGAAATTACGGGTTCGGGAAGCCGAAATCTCCAGGATAAAGGAGGAGGAAGCTCAGCGGGCCAATTTCCTTCAAAATGCCATCCTGACCTATGTGCAAGGTTCCCCACTAGGCTCTCTCAGCCCCAAGAAATGA
- the LRRC45 gene encoding leucine-rich repeat-containing protein 45 isoform X2: MRNVGAEALGKLLRQNKTIQRLTLEWNNLGVWEESFTIFCEGLGANHHLQMLDLRNNQINHQGAGELALALKANSTLQELDLRWNNVGLLGGRALLNCLHSNRTVQQLELAGNNIPSDILKAVDQAMEHNQERQNILSKNHNMTKVLSKEVMCLKEEKAKQFLDLMDTVDKQREEINQSNRVSEARVGRLQEVLNEQNSMMNSLKAKLQMAEAALALSEQKVCSLGELLSVAKEEQTRLMESHTKEFHQHKKNSSDREAMLLQELSKANDNNLQLKTEVDELERRCKIQQQQLFQAKEELTHTTAEMKLRAVQAEERLENEKKRFKQILSDAESLRTKEVGQITQHMETSEHALQERIQRLEAVRIGLEEELSQVKAATFIERGKIEEEVIRAKNQTRLEEQQHLEQMEEKLRLMMQSRDEAQNHCLRQKQAVLEAHAKEGQLNLQVEGLKRRLEDLQQELGSKEQDKLSEVNKVRVELQEQIGHLEAEITAQQGLRGKIAALERQLKVLSSNHREALLDKESEIASLLEKLRVREAEISRIKEEEAQRANFLQNAILTYVQGSPLGSLSPKK; the protein is encoded by the exons ATGCGAAATGTTGGGGCTGAAGCTCTGGGAAAGTTGCTCAGGCAAAACAAGACTATCCAGAG GCTCACTTTGGAGTGGAACAATCTAGGTGTGTGGGAAGAAAGCTTCACTATCTTCTGTGAGGGGCTTGGTGCAAACCACCATCTCCAGATGTTGGACCTGCGCAATAATCAAATCAACCATCAGGGAGCAGGAGAACTGGCCTTGGCACTCAAAGCCAATTCTACTCTACAAGAACTGG ATCTGCGCTGGAATAACGTTGGGCTCTTGGGTGGCCGGGCACTTCTGAATTGTCTTCATAGCAACCGGACAGTGCAGCAGCTTGAATTAGCTGGCAACAATATACCAAGTGATATTCTGAAGGCTGTGG ATCAAGCAATGGAACATAACCAAGAGCGTCAGAACATTCTCTCCAAAAATCATAACATGACAAAAGTTCTCAGCAAAGAGGTGATGTGCTTGAAAGAAGAGAAAGCTAAACAG TTCTTGGATCTAATGGACACCGTAGACAAGcagagagaggaaataaaccaaAGCAACAG GGTATCGGAAGCACGGGTCGGGCGTTTGCAAGAGGTCCTGAATGAGCAAAATTCGATGATGAATTCCCTGAAAGCAAA ACTCCAGATGGCAGAGGCAGCTTTGGCTCTGTCAGAACAGAAGGTGTGCAGCCTGGGAGAACTTCTGAGCGTAGCAAAGGAGGAACAAACAAGACTGATGGAGAGCCACACCAAGGAGTTTCATCAACACAAGAAG AATTCTTCTGATCGGGAGGCAATGCTTCTGCAGGAACTTTCAAAAGCCAATGATAATAATCTCCAGCTGAAAACTGAG GTGGATGAGCTGGAAAGAAGGTGCAAAATCCAGCAACAGCAACTGTTCCAGGCGAAGGAGGAACTGACCCACACAACTGCAGAAATGAAACTGAGAGCTGTACAGGCTGAAG AGCGTTTGGAAAATGAAAAGAAGCGTTTCAAGCAGATCCTGAGTGATGCAGAATCTCTTCGTACGAAGGAG GTGGGACAGATAACTCAGCACATGGAGACAAGTGAGCATGCTCTTCAGGAGCGCATCCAAAGGCTGGAGGCCGTCCGCATTGGGCTTGAGGAG GAACTGAGCCAAGTGAAAGCTGCTACTTTCATTGAACGGGGCAAAATTGAGGAAGAAGTCATCAGAGCCAAAAACCAAACCAGGTTGGAAGAG CAACAGCACCTGGAGCAGATGGAGGAGAAGCTGAGGCTGATGATGCAATCTCGCGACGAGGCTCAGAATCACTGCTTGCGGCAGAAGCAGGCAGTGCTAGAAGCCCATGCTAAGGAGGGCCAGTTGAATCTGCAGGTGGAAGGACTCAAGAGGCGACTGGAAGACCTTCAGCAG GAACTGGGCAGTAAGGAACAAGATAAACTTTCCGAGGTCAATAAAGTGCGTGTGGAGCTGCAGGAGCAGATTGGTCACCTGGAGGCTGAGATAACAGCACAACAAGGGCTGCGGGGGAAGATTGCGGCCCTTGAGCGCCAGCTGAAAG tGTTGTCCAGTAACCATCGGGAGGCGCTATTGGACAAAGAGAGCGAAATCGCCAGCCTGCTTGAGAAATTACGGGTTCGGGAAGCCGAAATCTCCAGGATAAAGGAGGAGGAAGCTCAGCGGGCCAATTTCCTTCAAAATGCCATCCTGACCTATGTGCAAGGTTCCCCACTAGGCTCTCTCAGCCCCAAGAAATGA